A genomic window from Pecten maximus chromosome 2, xPecMax1.1, whole genome shotgun sequence includes:
- the LOC117318249 gene encoding metallothionein 10-II-like, with product MSDGVAICSLEECKNQTCCDTAGCKCDGTCQCPTCGVRCYCSGSCTCGIGCTGFSDCKCAVGACGCRPTNSAKS from the exons ATGTCTGACG GTGTCGCCATCTGCTCATTGGAAGAATGTAAAAACCAAACATGCTGCGATACTGCCGGCTGTAAATGTGATGGAACATGCCAATGTCCTACATGTGGAGTTAGATGCTATTGTTCTG GTTCATGTACTTGCGGCATAGGGTGCACAGGATTTTCCGATTGCAAGTGTGCTGTTGGCGCCTGTGGCTGCAGACCGACAAACTCCGCTAAATCTTAG
- the LOC117318261 gene encoding metallothionein 10-Ia-like, which translates to MSDGAAICLLEECYKETCCDTTGCNCDGTCQCPTCGVRCYCSGPCTCGIGCTGFSDCKCAVGDCGCRPTNSAKS; encoded by the exons ATGTCTGACG GTGCCGCCATCTGCCTATTGGAGGAATGTTACAAGGAAACATGCTGCGATACTACCGGCTGCAACTGTGATGGAACATGCCAATGTCCAACGTGTGGAGTTAGATGCTATTGTTCTG GACCATGTACTTGCGGCATAGGGTGCACAGGATTTTCCGATTGCAAGTGTGCTGTTGGCGACTGTGGCTGCAGACCGACAAACTCCGCTAAATCTTAG